A stretch of Ranitomeya variabilis isolate aRanVar5 chromosome 3, aRanVar5.hap1, whole genome shotgun sequence DNA encodes these proteins:
- the LOC143817712 gene encoding uncharacterized protein LOC143817712, producing the protein MSSCLLFAAICSIDNNFCIQFLQASSSEGEGSQREQRARGQGVASGRRVSQRDQGDTEIDVDLLISSIQERGPLWDSRDPRHMDQVVLRRLWVEVAKSLWDGFDSASAKDKGNFLKKLRTRWRSMKDRFNKGLRAEEEQSCSGAAAAKSVPYKFSRALQFLRPILGRRQTHSSTLERARPAGADLHESPSDPSQPSHSDSRLAPPSGEPAAGPSGVPLPEASGAPSFRNSRQRQRASDRPAMPEFLHLSTVFQNCFKALSDKMDTRLSNIDRRLETMESELSSPAKHFFSTIAKGMVEYLTPELQISVMQACNTAYISQLGSDGEACSTEDDDEERHKVEYE; encoded by the exons atgtccagttgcttactattcgctgccatttgtagcattgacaataatttttgtatacaatttttacaggcttcttcaagtgagggggaaggcagtcagcgggagcagagagctcggggccaaggtgtggcgtcaggccggcga gtttcacaacgggaccaaggagatacTGAAAtcgatgtggacctcctgatctccagcatccaggagcgtggcccgttgtgggacagccgtgacccccggcacatggaccaggtggtgttgaggcgtttgtgggtagaggtggcaaagtcgctgtgggatggctttgacagtgcctcagcgaaggacaaaggcaactttc ttaaaaagttgaggaccagatggcgatccatgaaggaccgtttcaataaggggctccgtgctgaggaggagcaatcttgtagcggtgctgctgcggccaagtcggtgccctataagttcagcagggcactacagttcctaagaccgatccttggccgccgaca gacacacagcagcaccctcgagagagctcgccccgcaggagcggaccttcatgaatcgccatctgacccgtcacagccctcccacagcgacagcaggcttgcaccaccatctggagaaccggcagccggtccatcaggtgttcccctgcccgaggcctctggcgcaccttcgttcaggaattcccgacagcgccagcgggcctcggacaggccagccatgcccgaatttttgcatttgagcacggttttccagaactgtttcaaggcgttgagcgataaaatggacactcgtctgtccaatatcgaccggcgccttgaaactatggaatccgagctctcgagtccggccaaacatttttttagtaccattgctaagggcatggtggaataccttacgccggaactccagatttcggtgatgcaggcctgcaacactgcctac